GACCGATCGGCCGCGTCGGCCACCTCACTGGGCGACAGCGGCATCGCACGCTTCCACCGGTGGTAGATCCGCTCGTATCGGGCGGCCATCAGATCCGGCGAGAAGGAATCCCGGACGTGGTCGGCGCAGACCGTCGGGTCGATCCCGCTCGCCTGCCGAATCCCGTCGGGAAGTTCCCTGGGATCCGTACAGATGATGCCGGTCTCACCATGGCGGACCACCTCGGGTACGGCGCCCCGATTGAGCGCGACCACCGGAGTACCGCACGCCATCGCCTCCAGCATCACCATCCCGAAGGGCTCCTCCCAGCGGATCGGCATGAGTAGGCAGCGCGCCTCGGCCAACAGACCCCAACAGCGCTGGCGGTCGGGATTGACCAACAGTTCCACGTCCGGGCCGAGCATCGGACGGACGACCTCATCGAGGTAGCGCTGCTCCGACGGCTCGGTCGCCTTGCCCGCCAGGACCAACCGCGAACCCGCCTCGCGGCAGGCTTCGATCGCCAGGTCCGGACCCTTGTCCGCCGCGAACCGGCCCAACCAGAGCACCGGTCCGTCGGTGGGTGCCGGTTTAGCCGACACGTCGGTCGACAGCCCGTTGTGCACCGTTGCCGTCCAGGGCAGACCTGCCCCGACCCGGCGCTGGGCGTAGGAAATGGACACCAGGGCGACAGCACGGTCGATCCCGCGCAGATACTCGCCAAGTTCGCCGTCGGGTGAGTTGTGCACGGTCACCACGGTCGGTACCCGGCGTTGCGCCGCGGCCAACGGGCCCACCGTGGTGTGGTCGTGCACCACGTCGAAGCTGCGATCCTCGATCAGCCGGTCCACCCGGGCCAGGTGCACCAGTTCGGGTAGCGAGTGGCCGAGCCGGTCGGCCTGCGGCTCCCGGACGGTGCTCACGAAGTTCGCGGCGGTGCCGGTCTTGCTGCCCGCGCCGAACAGGGTCACTTCGTTGCCTCGGGCGACCAGGGCGTCGACAAGCGCGGCGCACACCTGTTCGACGCCCCCGTACCCGGGTGGAGGCAGTTCGTAGTACGGCGGGACGATCATGGCGATCCGCAATGCCGTGTGGTGCTCGGTGTGCGTGGACGGGATCTCGTTCACGGCGCACCCCCTGCGCTCAGCCCGGCGCTACGGCCGGATGGCATCGGTTACCCGGCTACCGACGGATAAAAACGGATATATCTGGGAGTAAGCCGAAGCGAGCCGGACTGTGGAACGCACGGCCG
The sequence above is a segment of the Solwaraspora sp. WMMD406 genome. Coding sequences within it:
- a CDS encoding glycosyltransferase family 4 protein, whose product is MIVPPYYELPPPGYGGVEQVCAALVDALVARGNEVTLFGAGSKTGTAANFVSTVREPQADRLGHSLPELVHLARVDRLIEDRSFDVVHDHTTVGPLAAAQRRVPTVVTVHNSPDGELGEYLRGIDRAVALVSISYAQRRVGAGLPWTATVHNGLSTDVSAKPAPTDGPVLWLGRFAADKGPDLAIEACREAGSRLVLAGKATEPSEQRYLDEVVRPMLGPDVELLVNPDRQRCWGLLAEARCLLMPIRWEEPFGMVMLEAMACGTPVVALNRGAVPEVVRHGETGIICTDPRELPDGIRQASGIDPTVCADHVRDSFSPDLMAARYERIYHRWKRAMPLSPSEVADAADRSSQQLLPAVAAG